A genomic segment from Oncorhynchus clarkii lewisi isolate Uvic-CL-2024 chromosome 12, UVic_Ocla_1.0, whole genome shotgun sequence encodes:
- the LOC139422380 gene encoding protein BUD31 homolog, which yields MPKVKRSRKPPPDGWELIEPTLDELDQKMREAETEPHEGKRKVESLWPIFRLHHQRSRYIFDLFYKRKAISRELYDYCIKESYADKNLIAKWKKQGYENLCCLRCIQTRDTNFGTNCICRVPKSKLEVGRIIECTHCGCRGCSG from the exons ATGCCGAAAGTGAAGAGGAGCAGGAAACCACCTCCGGATGGCTGGGAGTTGATTGAACCGACATTGGACGAATTAGACCAAAAAATGAGAGAAG CCGAGACGGAGCCTCACGAGGGAAAGCGGAAGGTGGAGTCCCTGTGGCCGATATTCAGACTGCATCATCAGAGGAGCAGATATATCTTCGACTTGTTCTACAAGAGGAAGGCCATCAGCAGAG agctgTATGACTACTGTATTAAGGAGAGTTATGCTGATAAGAACCTGATCGCTAAGTGGAAGAAGCAGGGATACGAGAACCTGTGCTGCCTTCGCTGCATCCAGACACGAGACACCAACTTTGGAACCAACTGCATCTGTAGAGTTCCCAAGAGCAAACTGGAGGTG gggAGGATTATAGAGTGCACCCACTGTGGCTGCCGAGGCTGCTCCGGCTGA